The region CTATTTTTGAGAGATGACTTTTATAAAAACAACAGAACAAGATTCTAAATACAATCATCTAGAAATGATGTCTGTATCTTCATTATTAAGAAATATAAATCATGAAGACAAGGAAGTGCCTATGGCAGTTCAAAAATCTTTACCACAAATAATAAAATTAACGGAACAAATTATCGCTAAACTTAAAAACGGCGGAAGACTTTTTTATATTGGTGCTGGTACTTCGGGTAGATTGGGTATTTTAGATGCTTCTGAATGTCCACCAACATTTGGCGTTTCTCATGAATTAGTCATCGGATTAATAGCAGGAGGCGATAATGCCATTAGAAAAGCCGTTGAATTCGCTGAAGATTCTAAAACACAAGGTTGGTTAGATTTACAAAAACATAAAATATCAGATAAAGATGTGGTGGTTGGTATTGCTGCTTCAGGCACAACCCCTTATGTAATTTCTGCGTTAGAAAAATGTAATGAACATCATATAATTACGGGTGCTATTTCTTGCAATACCAATAGTCCGTTATCTGCCGCTTCGCAATTTCCTATTGAAGTAATTGTAGGACCAGAATTTATAACAGGAAGCTCTAGAATGAAAGCAGGAACCGCACAAAAACTCGTTTTAAACATGATTTCTACCGCAACCATGGTTCAGCTTGGTAAAATAAAAGGCAATAAAATGGTTGATATGCAATTATCTAATGATAAATTGGTAGATAGAGGAGAAAAAATGTTAGTTAATGAGCTTCATATCGACCAAAAGACGGCAAGCGACTTGTTAAAAGAGTTTGGAAGTGTTAGAGAAGCTATAAAAAATTATCAAAAATGAGTACAGATGTAAATTTATTGGGAAAAGCCTTGATTAAACTTGGCTTTCTTTTATTATTATTTATTGCTTCGCCAGTTTTATTAACAATGAGTTTTAAAGCTATTGATAAATTTAATGAAGCTCCAAACCTATATTTTGCATATGTATTTGTTGTGTTTAGTATTTTACTCTTGATTTTTACAATTTATTACGCTTTTAAAACTTTTAAAACTTTGCAAGACGCTTTTTTTAATGACGATAAGAAAATTAATGGTTAGTAATTGCTGAAGTTCAAATCAAATTCAAGTGAAGTTAATGATGCAACTATAATAATTGGGGTATCCTGATACGATTGTTAGACCCGCTTATTGGTGAAATTCTAGTAAGGGTTTACACAAATTTGGTATTGGTGAAGAACATACTATTAAAGCTAGACATTCAGCACTTCTTTTATTAAAAAAAAGTAAAAAAGATTTTGAAAATATAATTATCTCTGAAAATTCACTATTTAATATTCTAAAAAAAACATCAATTTATATACCCAACAAATTGTAAAGAAGTTTTCCTATCTTAAAATAATTTCAAGTTTAATTTTAAAACTTTAATTTCATAATCTACTTACTTTAGATTTTCTACATTCCACAAATCAAATAACACCTTATTTATTAGTTATTTACACTTTTATATTATTTCTGCTTAACCTATATTATATTTTTTGGCATGCTCTTTGAAATTACAATATCCAAACGCGAAAGTCGAAAAGCATAAAGAGTAGACAAAACCTTAAAACCAGATATTATGAAAAAAGGGATACTTATTTTACTAGCAATGTTCATGATGGTTTCTACTGTTGAAGCCAAAAAAGACCACAATTTTCCAAACAACAATAGGTTTTATTATTCTTATGACAATGCCGTTAACTTTGTTGAAAGAGATGTAGAATTCTTCATATTTCCGAATGGTGAATTTGATTTCGATGTATTAAGCAATAATCGATTCAATTTAAATATTGATAGAAATTTTAGAGGACAAATTAGAAGAATTGGTACAGTTAGAATTTCTTATGATCGATTTAATAATGTAACTAGAATTGGAAATATATTTTTAAGTTATAATAGAGGTCGACTAATTAGAGTTGGAAACTTAAGAGTTAATTATAATAGATGGAATGAACCAATTTTTAGCGGATTTGTTAGAGACAACTATTATTTTGATAATGGCATAAGATTCAACTTAAATCTTGGAGTAACCTATAATTTTAACGATCGTTTTTTCTATGGAAATAACTTTAGGACAAATTACACTCAATTTAGAGAAGATAGAAATTTCTATTATTACAAATCAAATCCGAATGCAAGCATAGGAAAAAGAAGTACTATTTTAAAAAGAAGAAAACAAGTTTCTGTAAACAATGGTGCAAGAAGTACAGCCACTAGAAATTCTAATCAATCTTACAGAAAACAGACAAGAGGCATTGCTATAAAAGAAGGTAGAAACGAAACTACCGCTGATAAAAGAGCAACTAGAAACTCTGTTACACCAGGTAAACAACCTACTATAAAAAGTAAAAGAGAACCTATAAATCGTGAAAATAGAATTAAAAAAGATGCTAGAAACATCCAACCGACTAAGGGTAATTCAAATAGAAAAATAGAAAGAAAATCGATACATAAAAATACAGAAGTTAAAAAAAGACTGCCTTTTTAGGCAGCCCTTTTTTAACTTTATTTATATAATGCTTTTATTGTTTAAAGGTATACGAAACGCCAAACTGAATCATACTTGTAGTCATTTCATACCCAATCATACTTCCAGGAATAGCTCCTAAAGGGTTGGTATTTGCATTCCAAGGACCTCCCATAACATCTGGAGTAGGATCTAGCATGCTCCCTTCAGTTTTACCATCACTCGTTCCATAATGATATACACCATTTAACATTAAACTATCCGTTAATGGATAACTAAAGCCAAATTGGAAAGCATTTGCAATGACAGCCGTTGCAGGAATAGAGAAAAATGCCAATTCGTTGGCAATAGGATTGCTACTATTTGTATATCCTATTCTTAAAGGTAACTTTTCAATTCCTTTATATTGTAACCCTATTGAAATAATATTGATATTTTCCCATCCAAATCCTTTTACTGCTCCTGTTGGAAAATTTGCGCCAGGACCACTTGTTGCAATTTCCCATCCATTATCTGCAAAACCATCAGTGTTTTCATAATCTACCATTCTATAATCAATAGCGAAATCAAAATCACCTTTTGAATATCCTAAACCAAATGATAAAATTGCCGGATAATCCATATTGAATGCTGTATCAGGCGCTGAAGTGCCATTTAAATAGGTGTTCTTAAACTCTAAATCTGAAAAAGATTGTGCAGTTTTATAGGATGCTCCTAACTTAAATCCCTTTGGAGAGTTGTAAAACATTCCAAATTGCGCTCCAAAACCAAGCGAACTCGCTTTATCAGAAGTTGGATATCCCAAAGTTTGACTTGGAGATGATAGCGGACTAGGAGCCAATTCTAACGCCGCATAATTAAATGTAGGTTGTACACCAATAGAAAAAGTTTCAGTAATTTCATAAGACCACGTAAACCCCACTTGCAAAAGCATATAATCAGATTCTACATGACCAAAACCTCTGGCCGCCTGAGGATAATTAACAGGATTTGAGTTTTCTAATGGATTAAATGCAGAACTCATCGGATTGTTTGCCTCTTCAGGAAAAGTAACTCCAAAACCACTAATACCAAAAGCAGAGACACCAAAAGTATGCTTGCTATCTTCTTTTCCCCAAACCATAGCGATTGCAGGCATAAGAGAAATACCTCTATCATCTTCTGTAACGCCAGATACACCAGGTGCTCCAGGGCCTAACATTCCAGCTGGTAGGCTTGAACTTAATTCTGGCGAAGAAGAAAAAAATCCAATATTAAAATCTATTATTTTACGATCAAAAGTAGAAATCGTTGCCGGATTCCATTGCAACGCTCCAGAAATATCTAGCGGCTGCGCTGTTGATGCACCTCCCATAGACATGTTTACAGCTCCTACACCTTGCATAATATGACCAGTTTGTCCATAAACTACTGCTGAAAGAAATAAAAATGCACATTTTAAAAAATATTTTTTCATAATTTCATTGTTTTTAAAAGTTAATTAAGCTCTAAATTTACTTATTACTATTCAACTTTTATATG is a window of Polaribacter litorisediminis DNA encoding:
- a CDS encoding OmpP1/FadL family transporter, which translates into the protein MKKYFLKCAFLFLSAVVYGQTGHIMQGVGAVNMSMGGASTAQPLDISGALQWNPATISTFDRKIIDFNIGFFSSSPELSSSLPAGMLGPGAPGVSGVTEDDRGISLMPAIAMVWGKEDSKHTFGVSAFGISGFGVTFPEEANNPMSSAFNPLENSNPVNYPQAARGFGHVESDYMLLQVGFTWSYEITETFSIGVQPTFNYAALELAPSPLSSPSQTLGYPTSDKASSLGFGAQFGMFYNSPKGFKLGASYKTAQSFSDLEFKNTYLNGTSAPDTAFNMDYPAILSFGLGYSKGDFDFAIDYRMVDYENTDGFADNGWEIATSGPGANFPTGAVKGFGWENINIISIGLQYKGIEKLPLRIGYTNSSNPIANELAFFSIPATAVIANAFQFGFSYPLTDSLMLNGVYHYGTSDGKTEGSMLDPTPDVMGGPWNANTNPLGAIPGSMIGYEMTTSMIQFGVSYTFKQ
- a CDS encoding DUF6095 family protein → MSTDVNLLGKALIKLGFLLLLFIASPVLLTMSFKAIDKFNEAPNLYFAYVFVVFSILLLIFTIYYAFKTFKTLQDAFFNDDKKING
- the murQ gene encoding N-acetylmuramic acid 6-phosphate etherase is translated as MTFIKTTEQDSKYNHLEMMSVSSLLRNINHEDKEVPMAVQKSLPQIIKLTEQIIAKLKNGGRLFYIGAGTSGRLGILDASECPPTFGVSHELVIGLIAGGDNAIRKAVEFAEDSKTQGWLDLQKHKISDKDVVVGIAASGTTPYVISALEKCNEHHIITGAISCNTNSPLSAASQFPIEVIVGPEFITGSSRMKAGTAQKLVLNMISTATMVQLGKIKGNKMVDMQLSNDKLVDRGEKMLVNELHIDQKTASDLLKEFGSVREAIKNYQK